The genomic DNA agaaggggtgagggggcttcatgagaaacaactcttattctctttctTGGAGACCTCTTGGCGGtcggccctctcctttctccctttccctttgatctcttctccttggtggtggtggtggccgaattctagaagaAGAGGGAGGACTCTTTTGggcggtgttcatcttggaggatcgtcgcccacacaacgtccaaggcgaggcgaggaatacggcagaagatctcgaggtctttagcttacaaagagaaggtataactagtagttttcttctgcatcatactagttattttctttgtaagaattctaaatacaagaggcaattagatctagtttatcgaatttatttttcgagtttgtgttttcttctttttcgaatttgtgattcgattgttctttttggttaacctagagttatttaaggaaataaatattagctttccttaaaaggctttgcctaggcggtggtggttgctctcatatccaagaaggccatgtgcctcaccatgcagtcctggaagccaattttggaaattaatatttatggaattaataacttaggtagatttgaatcaatagtgttaagttccgcttgcgattcaaatctaaaccattaagaacagataagttaaatttggaatcaatgatgttaagttccatctgtgattcctaatttaacttctaaagaacataataggttatttaaggaaaggttcgacacttgtacaaaaatttttgtacagtggaaccggtacattttcttaggattaaccaacagtCGGTACATTTAAATTATTGTAGTTCTTCAGAAATTGTAAATATCTACTTGTACTCTTTTGGACCGatagtgattgcctaacgaaagcactctcatgtgaggaccttggagtaagagtcaccaCAAGCTctaaactgttagagtgtatactaaaaggctagcttttgtaaacatttattttgaaataaagaatcacattggtcaaaaatgtctacatttatatgctaagtgtagttgttcaattaatttatattgtagataacatggtgtgtggtgttacacacagaagatcattttatcagttctttataaattataaacagtagctcacgactaagatggataggaacaaaccattggaatagtcgtagtgtaatttagtattagtttatcttaactaaaaaattacactagtacactctaagtgtattgagcatgaccatttaaggtaagttttttttatactgacttaataaaagaacaagaccttagttattatggaagtgtgtgctcttaatcctaatataataacaagcacatatatttagtatttatttctttgacttatcaaagggtgagatttagcacgataaatcaaaaggcccgataagttgggaaatgatattacttatagtgtgtattgttgattatagaaggaaactgtgtcctagaaatctaggttgataatgtccccaagaggagctcataaggattgtcatgttaaaccctgcaggtggacttagtctgacatgataatgaggttgagtggtattactcttggactaagatattaattaaagtgagttgtcagtaactcaattaattagtgggcatccgacatcttaaatacagggagattaacactctcataataagaaggagcccaaaatgtaatttgggattggtgcggtagttcaataataattctttagtagtatgaattattattgatgaaattaagttgggtgttcggggtgaacacgggaagcttaatttcatcgggagaccaaaacaaattcctcctctcggtccctatcgtagcctcttaattataaagtgttatacccaccttcttacccaaccttaggtggccggccaagccaagcttggagtccaagcttgggccggccaaagcCAAAAGGTTGAGCCATTGTGGTGGTCAGCTaatgcttggagctcaagcttggTGGGTTGGCcacaagaaaataaaaggattttatttttaaaaatattttcttatgtggataccatggttttaaaggagagtttaaaatttaaatctttccttttataactttctacaaaagattaagtgaaaggtttgatatctttccttatttgtagttaaaaggaagattttaatttttgataaaactttcctcttttgtaaccatcttgatgatataaaagagagttttaaaattaaatatttcctattatagtttctacaaaagattaagaaaagatttgatatctttccttatttgtagattgagagaaagattttaattttaaagataactttcctttttagaaatcatccatatgttttaatagagagattttaatttataaaatttccttttataaccaaccatgaaggaaaaaactaataaagaaatttttattttaaaattttcggaaacaaataaggaagttttaattttgtgtttaaaacttgacttatttggagcatgatggtgtggccggtcatagcatggattaaaaggaatttttaattaaattttccttattaatcaatggcaaggagaataagggaattttaattataattaaattttcttatatgccaagaccaaggaatataaaagaggggtagaggtgccttcacctcacaacatatcttctatagtttctcctctcttccttggtgtgtgaCAGGCCctattctcttctctttctcttcttatttAGTGGTCGGTgcatccccttcttggagttcttgtggtggccggttcttgctaggagaagaagcaaagaaaggaggctttgctcttgcatcccttggagcttggttggtggccgagattTGCTATCTCCTGGAGAAAGGTGCTtggtcgaaacttggaagaaagaaggaggcttggtggattctcatctcggtagatcgttgcccacacaatgtccgagattagaagaggaatacgatagaagatcaagaggttgttgcttacaaagaaaggtataactagtaattgtcttctgcatcatactagttttctttgtatgaattccaaacacaagaggcatataattctaggttttgaatttgtgattcgagtttgtgtttcttttgtttttcgaatttgtgattcgattgttctttttagttaaacctagggttatatgaggaaattaaatattagatttcattgaaaggctttgtctaggaagtggtggatgctcccatatccaagaaggcctagtgcttcgccatgtttaacttggaagccgatttctgaaattaatatttaattaaatttgtaacatggatggatttggatcaataatgttaagcatcgtttacaatccaagtctaaaccactaaaaacagataagttaaatttggaatcaataatgttaagtttcatttgcgattccgaatttaatttctaaagaacacaataggttattaggaaaggttcgacacttgtacaaaatttttatacagtggaaccggtatgatcttccgagtagtaaccaacacaaaccaagtaaaacttggcctTGTTAGCATTACGTttgttttcctttatttattCCACTACATTTTATTTGATCATGCATGTTTTTAAACGAATGTGAAagtcatgagcactattcaccccttccccctctagcacttttgatCCTACAGATGCCTCTTTGaggaaaaaagaaataagcattgcgatgaagaaggatACATAAAAGAAAATAGTCCGAAGCTGAATAAAAGggtgaaagaaaagaacaaaGGGAAAAGTTGGTCAAAGTATAAGAACCTCAAGGTGACTTGTGATGAGATGTCATCATCCGAATCTGAAATGGAGAAATATGttggacttgcactaatggcaagtcaccaagatgaAGAAAATGATGAAAGCTCATCTGAGATGAggatcgaaagcatcaatgaagggggagctacgtcagaAGACAACAACGATAAAGGGGGAGAATCTAACTTTAGATTAGACATGGTGAGTGAGGTATGTCTTCTACTTCCTGATCAGCTatattcaagtattaaagtaATGAATAAGTATTTTTGTAAGTTAAAGTCTAAATatgttaaattaaaaaaggaCAATAGAGAATTGGAAATTATTTTAGCTAAAGCGTGTCCATTAAAAGATTTTGATAGAGTTAAAAATGAAAATgctaaattaaaagaacaaatagaattcTTGAACAATTTTGCATGCTCAAATTCTTTTATtcctaattttaattttggaggaCTTAATTGGTATATTAAGAACCATGGGGGCAAATTATAAAAATACCTAGAAATAATATTTctagaaaatacttgataaattaGTAGGTAGAAACTTATTTTAGATATCAAAATCGgtactcactacaagaaaatgttcattcaacaacactcaaacgacaacggttttatgctaaactgttgtctttttaccttttaacaacggttttaataaaaactgttgtcttttagtagttttttttcttacgacaacggtttttaaaaaccgttgtctatttatgtttttttgggtctacgacaacggtttttaaatgctatgacaacagtttttgaaaattgttgtctatgtgcgTTTTTTTTAGgattatgacaacggtttttgaaaactgttgtctattaagtgttgttgaatacccttattttttttccttcgccgttttTTCCCTTCGTCGTTTTTTACCGCcgcgttttttctttccctctcctcgaaattttttgccgccgcattccccCCTTTACCTTCTCTATCCCTAAGCATTTTCGTCCAACCTATGATCTCTTCACCTACTTCACGTTttttttcctccttcctctccaagccctaaacctgttgccccttctcctttcctctccaagccctaaacacATTGCCCTTCACGACTCGTAGCAAACTAGTCGCGGGGAGGGAGAGAGATGGGCAACAAAGACCACAAGCGTAGGAGCAACTAGGGGGGATCAGCAACAGAGGCTGCATGATCCAGAGAGGACGATGATGAAAAATCCCCAACTGGAGGGGCTTTAACTGTCCTCCTTGGCTAGCTTCAAATCCATGGAGAACGATGATGGAGTTTCTTTGGAAAGAGGCGAAAGAAGTCCTCTGCTGGATAAGGTGGCTCTCAGATCTCCTTTCCTACCGCTTTTTTCATTGTCATTTTGTATAATACTAATTGCTACAATATGATGGCCATGCCCTACTGACGGCCGAGCGACTGCCACCCAGCTTGGCCCACAGCTTTTGCATCTGACGGCCATGCCGGGCCAGGCTACCTCTGGACCGGGCAGCTTGCCGCCCTACTAATTTGTTACTGTTCGAACCAATCTTTGTCTATGTTAATGGCTGTTGCAAGAGGGCATGATCCATTAGCGGCAAAAGGAAACGCGACGGCGTCGGAGGCCGTGACGGAGTGGATATGGAGGCGATAGTGTGGTAAACCCCAGCCAATCCTCCCGAAGCCAGTGATTATATCTTCCGCAGAGGTAAATCTGAAACGTTTCTGCATTCCTCGCCCTATTTTCATCTGCTTTCCTTACGCTTCAACATGCCTGATTGATGGGGAGCTTCGACACAGGGAAGCGATACGTGAGGCCCTACTACTTTGAGTTTATCTCCCACGTAAACAAAATAGACCCGTATCCTTTTCTTCGCTCGATTCTTTCATTTTGATGCTTCACGTAAGTTTGAGCTAACGCTTGAGTTAATATAGGTTAAGAACAGGTGGGCCGGCAAGACTATTGTGGATCTCTTTGCGGAGGAGTTCAAAGGCGCCCTTATGACTATTATGTATTTcacaaaaaaatgtttttttttgtcttcttgtTCTTATACATGTGGTGTCTTTCTGATGATGCCAAGCAGAATGAGTTTCCTTCTCTTTTTTGACTATTAGTTAGGGTTCGTGACTAAATTTTGTGAAGCCCTATCAGTGTTGTTGATGAGGAAGTGTTTGTTCTTCTATTGCtataaattatgatttttcatgGTGAGGTGTGAACCTTGCTTACTTTGGATAGGTAAATGCTGTGAAGTGTGGAAGGATCCAAGTGGAGGATAAGGCTCAACACGTTATATATTGTGCAGTCGTCTCAAAAGATTAGCCACTTTCTTCACAGGTATGCTTGTTTGGTATTGTTCTGGTTGCATTATGCTCTTTCTTTGAAAAGAGGAAGATTTTGTTACTTCTTTGTACTGTCTGTTTTCTTCATTTATATTGATCTAGAGCTAAGCTGGCATCTACTTTGTCATAATCATAACTTGCGCGTTCTTGCTGACAACTCTTACTCCCCCCCAAGCATTTTAAGCGGGAGGGCAAAGAGACAGGTCGTTGCTTTTCGGAACAGTGCCACTCTCACCTCTGTAGTGTATTTTGTAGTATCTTGGGTTTTTTAGGATCGTTTCATTATGCttctataatttataaatatgctATAGCGAGTTGTGAATTTTATAGAACCTCGAAGGCTACGGTAAAAATCGTGCCCCCTCCTCCTGCTATTGGTTGCTGCATCAATAGGAAGCTATGGATTCAGTGAGGGTGCAATCAACCTGAAGCAGCGTCCTGTGTTGGTTGCTGCATCAATAGGAAGCTATGGAGCATATCTAGCAGATGGTTCTGAGTATAGGTGCATCTTGTTAATGCTGCTCGGGACTACAGTATGATATAGAGGTCTTCATTAGATGATCATGTGATTGTTATGTTTGTAGTGGAAACTATGGCCAAGAAATTACTGTGGAAATCGTCAAAGATTTTCACAGGAGAAGGCTTGGGGTTCTTTCTGAAGCTGGAGCTAATATAATTGCTTTTGAAACAATTCCAAATAAACTTGAAGCTCAAGTATCTTTTGATGTATTTGTAGAGCTAAGCAATGGTTCCTGCTCTTCCTTCGTTGCACATTTAGGTACTTGGGGTACTCAATACCAAAGAGTAAAATGGCACAAATAGTTGAGGCTTTGGATAAGATTTAGCTAAAACAGAAATTCAGAACATAGTTTGTTACAAGAATCTATTGCAAATATTAAGAAGCTTGATTTTagtggaaccctagacttgagatTCTTATTTTGCTCAAGATGTTCCTTTTAGTGGATCCTAATTATGACTTATTTTACAGGCATATATTGAACTTCTTTTGGAGTGTGACACAAAAATTTCATCTTGGTTTTCTTTCACTTCGAAGGATGGGATCAATGTTGTTAGTGGAGATTCTATGGCTGAATGTGTTTCTCTGGCTGATTCATGCAACAAAGTCGTTGCTATTGGAATCAACTGCACTGCACCTAGATTCATCCACAATTTAATTCTCTCTATTAAGAAGGTAATACCTATTGTACAgtcattctttttctctttttgtttggaATGAAGCTTAATGCTCAATTTAGAAGGAATCCATCATTGATACAAAATTTGACAACTTATTGATCTTAGTTAGTATTTCAGTCTTGTGACTTCATATTTTGTATTCCTTGTGACTTCATATTCTTGTGACTTcatattttagtatttatttcttgattgaccataagttatgatgtaggttattgaggatatgtctatacaagtcaatgtacctgctctagcaatggaagaggtaaaaatatcttttggagttgtcttttagtttatggtaaaaatagtttcgagtcactgaaatacaatggttttgcaggttgctccattggccgtctcagatgcggctatgcttgcccctgaggagatttttcatggaaaaggaaacattaaagaagaggcagagttaacaaaagaagacaggaaaaggagacgggccaaccagaaaagaagatttcgaagattgaaaggtatcctttattcgcttatatttattgttctgcttattttcatgcttgtctacaatctgtgcataatggtcaaaaaaattagtGGCGAACTTGTGACATGATCCATAAATTACAACTATAAGGATTGTATaatttcattctgctctttttaggtgtcctcaagagtattgggaagaatgccgacaagctaaaaaaataaagagactttaacaaattaaggagcactaggagctgcaatccctcctcttcaccgacatctaagtagaaaatcttgtgttatattgttctacctttgttttaatagtgttatcattttgttggttgcttatgaaattttgtttgttgcttatgaaatttcttcagaatgttataaatattatttttgaatgttagaaaattgtatattaaattttattttgaaatttagtattttgaatgatttataatattggaaaattgtgtattaatttttttttatttttttctaaaaaagacaacggtttttcaccgttgtcgtagatagtttaaaactgttgttgaagaccctgttattaaaggtagacgctcaaagacaacggtaaaaaactattgtctttgaaggaaaagacaacagtttttcaccgttgtaaaaaatgttgtctttgccttcaaagacaacggttaaaaaatgTTATCttttgccaccccttttaacaacacggcctttaacaacagttcaaaatggcttacgacaacggtgaaaaaccgttgttgtttgacttttttcttgtagtgactaaATCGTTAAATTCATTTCATGCGTGTTAGCAACCCTGCTTCCTCCTTGTCAGCCCACTTGCCCTGATCAACAATTCTACCTACCCATTTGACATCTTCCTACCAGGCCCACGCAGCAGTTCAACACTCACAAGAGGATCTTGAACATAAAATAACACGAGCATATATAGTGGAATAAACAAGAAGATCctttctagaagatccatgcgaaggaaaccatatactagttgtgatgagagttatacctttattGCGTAAACATGAACTCCCGACAACAACTATGTCCTCGTTGGATCTCGACACGATCAAGTGTTCGTGCCTCTTTTGGTATACATATGAACACATTCTGTCCATCTCACGAACTCACAAACTCGGAGAAGAAAAAGCACCTAAGGTTGTTCTAGCAACCTTCAAAGGGGGTCTCAgccaaaagcaagaagaagaagaagaagaagatcaagagtcaCTCATGAAAAATGATCT from Zingiber officinale cultivar Zhangliang chromosome 4A, Zo_v1.1, whole genome shotgun sequence includes the following:
- the LOC121972808 gene encoding homocysteine S-methyltransferase 2-like, which translates into the protein MGSFDTGKRYVRPYYFEFISHVKNRWAGKTIVDLFAEEFKGALMTIIEGAINLKQRPVLVAASIGSYGAYLADGSEYSGNYGQEITVEIVKDFHRRRLGVLSEAGANIIAFETIPNKLEAQAYIELLLECDTKISSWFSFTSKDGINVVSGDSMAECVSLADSCNKVVAIGINCTAPRFIHNLILSIKKLNAQFRRNPSLIQNLTTY